The Lysobacter panacisoli genome includes a window with the following:
- a CDS encoding glycosyltransferase family 9 protein has product MPAAPSLAPAAPASICLLRLSALGDVTHVVPLVRTLQSAWPQVRLTWVIGKGEHRLLAGLPGVDFVEYDKKTGLAGMRALGRELRQRLGEARRFDALLQMQVAARANLLSAFIPAKRRIGYDRSRSKDLHGLFVNERIPDRPGIHVLDAIGSFCEPLGLHQDRVRWDLPVPDEAREWARAQWPDDGTPTLLISPCSSHARRNWRAERMAAVADHAVSRGWRVVLCGGRSELERSTSDAILAAMHHTALDLVGKDTLKQLPALLERGQLLMTPDSGPMHIANAMGTKVLGLHAASNPARSGPYSDRRYCADRYDDAARKYLGKPAAELRWGTKIEHDGVMDLITVDDAIAAFERYCADHAPVATETR; this is encoded by the coding sequence GTGCCCGCTGCACCTTCCCTCGCGCCTGCCGCACCTGCTTCGATCTGTCTGTTGCGGCTGTCCGCACTCGGCGATGTGACCCACGTCGTACCTCTGGTGCGCACCCTTCAGTCGGCGTGGCCGCAGGTCCGGCTGACCTGGGTCATCGGCAAGGGCGAGCACCGGCTGCTCGCCGGCCTGCCCGGCGTGGACTTCGTCGAGTACGACAAGAAGACCGGCCTGGCCGGCATGCGCGCGCTCGGCCGCGAACTTCGCCAGCGACTGGGCGAGGCGCGCCGCTTCGATGCGCTGCTGCAGATGCAGGTGGCCGCGCGGGCCAACCTGCTGTCGGCCTTCATCCCGGCCAAGCGCCGCATCGGCTACGACCGTTCGCGCTCCAAGGACCTGCACGGGCTGTTCGTCAACGAGCGTATCCCCGACCGTCCGGGCATCCATGTGCTCGACGCGATCGGCAGCTTCTGCGAGCCGCTCGGCCTGCATCAGGACCGCGTACGCTGGGACCTGCCGGTGCCGGACGAAGCGCGCGAGTGGGCGCGCGCGCAGTGGCCTGACGACGGTACGCCGACCCTACTGATCTCGCCCTGCTCCAGCCACGCGCGCCGCAACTGGCGCGCCGAACGCATGGCGGCCGTCGCCGACCACGCGGTCTCGCGCGGCTGGCGGGTCGTGCTGTGCGGTGGACGCAGCGAGCTGGAGCGTTCGACCAGCGATGCGATCCTCGCCGCGATGCACCACACCGCGCTCGACCTGGTCGGCAAGGACACGCTCAAGCAGTTGCCGGCGTTGCTAGAACGCGGCCAGTTGCTGATGACGCCCGATTCCGGCCCGATGCACATCGCCAACGCGATGGGCACGAAGGTGCTGGGCCTGCATGCGGCGAGCAATCCCGCGCGCAGCGGCCCCTACAGCGATCGCCGCTACTGCGCCGACCGCTACGACGATGCTGCGCGCAAATACCTGGGCAAGCCCGCGGCGGAACTGCGCTGGGGTACCAAGATCGAACACGACGGGGTGATGGACCTGATCACCGTGGACGACGCGATCGCCGCTTTCGAGCGCTATTGCGCCGACCACGCCCCCGTCGCCACGGAGACACGCTGA
- a CDS encoding DUF6165 family protein — MSEILVPVSFGELLDKIAILQIKSERMSDPAKLANVRNELSALEKTWMAHPAASKDIARLRADLKAVNERLWVIEDDIRIKEKAQAFDDEFIRLARSVYFENDERARIKKDINLALGSAYVEEKSYQDYKTGAAP; from the coding sequence ATGTCCGAAATCCTGGTCCCGGTGTCCTTTGGCGAACTGCTCGACAAGATCGCGATCCTGCAGATCAAGTCAGAGCGCATGAGCGACCCCGCCAAGCTGGCCAATGTCCGCAACGAGCTGTCCGCGCTGGAGAAGACCTGGATGGCGCATCCGGCCGCCAGCAAGGACATCGCGCGCCTGCGCGCCGACCTCAAGGCCGTCAACGAGCGCCTGTGGGTGATCGAGGACGACATCCGCATCAAGGAGAAGGCGCAGGCCTTCGACGACGAATTCATCCGCCTCGCGCGCAGCGTGTATTTCGAGAACGACGAGCGCGCGCGGATCAAGAAGGACATCAACCTCGCGTTGGGCTCGGCCTACGTCGAGGAGAAGTCCTACCAGGACTACAAGACCGGCGCGGCGCCCTGA
- a CDS encoding PP2C family protein-serine/threonine phosphatase — protein MIEFGHLTHVGLRRELNEDTYYGDGELGLWLVADGMGGHEYGEVASALARETIVREIRDGTPLAQAIRIADEEIIRTSKRRNDALPMGTTVVAARISGNRFEVAWVGDSRVYLWREGHLAQLSQDHSYVQELIANGAITQEQARSHPHRNVVTQALGVTDPRNLNVETMTGELKPGMQLLLCSDGLTEELDDRGIARVLSQGDCSAQECVDTLVAAALDGGGSDNVTVILVRNH, from the coding sequence ATGATCGAATTCGGACACCTCACGCACGTCGGCCTGCGCCGCGAGCTGAACGAAGACACCTACTACGGTGACGGCGAGCTTGGGCTGTGGCTGGTGGCCGACGGCATGGGCGGTCACGAATACGGCGAAGTGGCGAGTGCACTCGCGCGCGAAACCATCGTCCGCGAGATCCGCGACGGCACGCCGCTGGCGCAGGCGATCCGCATCGCCGACGAAGAGATCATCCGCACTTCCAAACGCCGCAACGACGCGCTGCCGATGGGCACGACGGTCGTCGCTGCCCGCATCTCGGGCAACCGCTTCGAGGTGGCATGGGTCGGCGACAGCCGCGTGTACCTGTGGCGCGAAGGACACCTCGCCCAGCTCTCGCAGGATCACAGCTACGTGCAGGAACTGATCGCCAACGGCGCGATCACCCAGGAACAGGCGCGCAGCCATCCGCATCGCAACGTGGTGACACAGGCGCTGGGCGTGACCGATCCGCGCAACCTCAACGTCGAGACCATGACCGGCGAACTGAAGCCGGGCATGCAGCTGCTGCTGTGCAGCGACGGACTCACCGAGGAACTCGACGACCGCGGGATCGCCCGGGTGTTGTCGCAGGGCGACTGCAGTGCTCAGGAATGCGTGGACACGCTGGTCGCCGCAGCGCTCGACGGCGGCGGCTCGGACAACGTCACGGTGATCCTCGTCCGCAACCACTGA
- the dnaQ gene encoding DNA polymerase III subunit epsilon: MRQIILDTETTGLSWERGNRVVEIGCVEYVERRPSGRTFHVYLKPDCDFEQGAQEVTGLTLEFLADKPEFAAIADEFLEFIDGAELIIHNAAFDVGFLDNELRRMGPEYGSLKDRCGVEDTLLMARQRFPGQRNSLDALCKRLGVDNSHRQLHGALLDAQILAEVYLALTSGQEEIGFGLDAAASAVEAVQFRTDPQAARPRVQVSTDELAAHQVRLEKLRKKAGGTCVWDQFEMVASDEAALEPA, translated from the coding sequence ATGCGGCAGATCATCCTGGACACCGAAACCACCGGCCTGAGCTGGGAACGCGGCAACCGCGTGGTCGAAATCGGCTGCGTGGAATATGTGGAGCGCCGCCCGAGCGGGCGCACCTTCCACGTCTACCTCAAGCCCGACTGCGACTTCGAGCAGGGCGCACAGGAAGTCACCGGCCTGACCTTGGAATTCCTCGCCGACAAGCCTGAGTTCGCGGCGATCGCCGATGAGTTCCTCGAGTTCATCGACGGCGCGGAACTGATCATCCATAACGCGGCGTTCGACGTCGGCTTCCTCGACAACGAACTGCGCCGCATGGGCCCGGAATACGGCTCCCTGAAGGACCGCTGCGGCGTCGAGGACACGCTGCTGATGGCGCGCCAGCGTTTCCCGGGCCAGCGCAACTCGCTGGACGCGCTGTGCAAGCGGCTGGGCGTGGACAATTCGCACCGTCAGTTGCACGGCGCGCTGCTCGACGCGCAGATCCTCGCCGAGGTCTATCTCGCGCTGACGTCCGGGCAGGAAGAGATCGGTTTCGGTCTGGACGCGGCGGCGTCGGCGGTGGAGGCGGTGCAGTTCCGCACCGACCCGCAGGCGGCGCGTCCGCGCGTGCAGGTGAGTACGGACGAGCTTGCCGCGCACCAGGTGCGGCTCGAGAAACTGCGCAAGAAGGCCGGCGGAACCTGCGTCTGGGACCAGTTCGAGATGGTGGCCTCGGACGAAGCGGCGCTGGAACCGGCCTGA
- the rnhA gene encoding ribonuclease HI, producing the protein MNRDASTSTDSPSRKHIEVHTDGACLGNPGPGGWAALLRYRGHEREISGGEPDTTNNRMELMGAIMALETLSEPCSVVLHTDSQYVRQGITEWIGNWVRRGWKTAGGDPVKNRDLWERLHAATLQHRIEWKWVKGHSGDPDNERVDVLARNQAQRFRAGAAAR; encoded by the coding sequence ATGAATCGCGACGCATCGACCTCCACCGACTCCCCCTCCCGCAAACACATCGAAGTCCACACCGACGGCGCGTGCCTGGGCAATCCCGGCCCCGGCGGCTGGGCCGCATTGCTGCGCTACCGCGGCCACGAACGCGAGATTTCCGGCGGCGAGCCCGACACCACCAACAATCGCATGGAGCTGATGGGCGCGATCATGGCGCTGGAAACGCTCAGCGAACCCTGCAGCGTCGTGTTGCACACCGATTCGCAGTACGTGCGCCAAGGCATCACCGAGTGGATCGGCAACTGGGTGCGCCGCGGCTGGAAGACCGCGGGCGGCGATCCGGTCAAGAACCGCGACCTGTGGGAGCGCCTGCACGCGGCGACGCTGCAGCACCGCATCGAATGGAAATGGGTGAAGGGCCATTCCGGCGATCCCGACAACGAGCGCGTCGACGTGCTGGCGCGCAACCAGGCGCAGCGTTTCCGCGCCGGAGCCGCGGCGCGCTGA
- the gloB gene encoding hydroxyacylglutathione hydrolase, whose translation MRLQPLPALSDNYIWTCAADDGSRALIVDPSQAAPVFEAADAGLRPAGILLTHHHPDHVGGVPALLERWPELPVFAPHDERIGGTPTRVGDGDRIDVAGWRFEILAVPGHTTSHVAYVGEGLLFCGDTLFSLGCGRMFEGTPAQMRGSLSRLAALPPETRVCCGHEYTLANAAFARVVEPGNPVLARRIEEAQAMRDSGRPTLPSTVGGELAANPFLRVDAEEVRASLARHLGHAPADAVEAFAALRRWKDGFVA comes from the coding sequence ATGCGACTGCAACCACTGCCCGCCCTGAGCGACAACTACATCTGGACCTGCGCCGCCGACGACGGCTCGCGGGCCCTGATCGTGGACCCGAGCCAGGCTGCCCCGGTGTTCGAGGCCGCCGACGCGGGCCTGCGCCCGGCGGGCATCCTGCTGACCCACCACCATCCCGACCACGTCGGCGGCGTCCCGGCGCTGCTGGAGCGCTGGCCGGAGCTGCCGGTGTTCGCCCCGCACGACGAACGGATCGGCGGAACCCCGACGCGGGTCGGCGATGGCGATCGGATCGACGTGGCGGGCTGGCGATTCGAGATCCTGGCCGTCCCCGGCCACACCACCAGCCACGTCGCCTACGTCGGCGAGGGCCTGCTGTTCTGCGGGGACACCCTGTTCAGCCTCGGCTGCGGACGGATGTTCGAGGGCACGCCAGCACAGATGCGCGGCTCCCTGTCGCGACTGGCCGCCCTGCCCCCCGAGACCCGGGTGTGTTGCGGACATGAGTACACGCTCGCAAACGCGGCCTTCGCCCGCGTGGTAGAACCCGGCAACCCGGTGCTCGCGCGCCGGATCGAGGAGGCCCAGGCCATGCGTGATAGCGGACGTCCCACCCTGCCCAGCACTGTCGGCGGCGAGCTCGCCGCCAATCCATTCCTGCGGGTGGACGCGGAGGAAGTCCGCGCCTCGCTCGCACGGCACCTCGGTCACGCGCCTGCTGACGCGGTCGAGGCCTTCGCCGCATTGCGGCGCTGGAAGGACGGATTCGTCGCGTGA
- a CDS encoding transglycosylase SLT domain-containing protein has product MRRATILGLCLAFALAPALAQKSADAVEGKATPPDATPPGFRNGLDIYRDFRDGLAEPECDADAASVRWRQHFAHVPRRLASGNDDVLPMFGYVVDAVREADLPTEFALIPFVESGYRPSARSAAGPAGLWQMIAITARDHGVPMRNGYDGRLSAVDSTQAAVRYLKTLHGMFAGDWRLAVMAYNAGEYRVLGALKKSGQVARNAQPEKLTGLSDITRAYVRKLHALSCLIEQADDRDEWLHALDRPVPRLQTVKVDVKRLDQWATRTGQDAQQLRRLNPVFVDGRITTAGGSPARLLAMAATNDAATTASVAADAPPAAVSTATPIDASSESAAPPRRHTVARGESAWTIARRYGIAIDDLMQRNGLPVKAVLRPGQRLVIDAPGQPTGTIPAATGSP; this is encoded by the coding sequence ATACGGCGAGCAACGATCCTCGGCCTGTGCCTGGCCTTCGCGCTCGCGCCGGCCCTGGCACAGAAATCCGCCGACGCCGTCGAAGGCAAGGCGACGCCTCCCGATGCGACCCCGCCCGGGTTCCGCAACGGCCTGGACATCTACCGCGACTTCCGCGACGGACTGGCCGAACCCGAGTGCGACGCGGACGCGGCTTCCGTGCGCTGGCGCCAGCACTTCGCCCACGTGCCGCGACGGCTCGCTTCCGGCAACGACGACGTCCTGCCGATGTTCGGCTACGTCGTCGATGCTGTGCGCGAAGCGGACCTGCCGACCGAATTCGCGCTGATTCCCTTCGTCGAAAGCGGCTACCGCCCCTCGGCGCGCAGCGCGGCCGGACCTGCCGGGCTGTGGCAGATGATCGCGATCACCGCGCGCGACCACGGCGTACCGATGCGCAACGGTTACGACGGACGGCTGTCGGCGGTCGATTCGACGCAGGCCGCGGTGCGTTATCTGAAGACGCTGCACGGCATGTTCGCCGGCGACTGGCGACTGGCGGTGATGGCCTATAACGCCGGCGAATATCGCGTGCTTGGCGCACTGAAGAAGAGCGGCCAGGTCGCACGCAACGCGCAGCCGGAAAAGCTCACCGGGTTGTCCGACATCACCCGCGCTTACGTGCGCAAGCTGCATGCGCTGTCGTGCCTGATCGAACAGGCCGACGATCGCGATGAATGGCTGCACGCGCTGGATCGCCCGGTGCCGCGCTTGCAGACGGTGAAAGTGGATGTGAAACGCCTGGACCAGTGGGCCACGCGTACGGGACAGGACGCACAGCAGCTGCGACGCCTCAATCCGGTATTCGTCGATGGACGCATCACGACCGCGGGCGGCTCGCCCGCACGCCTGCTCGCGATGGCGGCAACGAACGACGCGGCGACCACCGCCAGCGTGGCGGCGGATGCACCGCCTGCCGCGGTGTCCACGGCGACACCTATCGACGCGTCCTCCGAGAGCGCCGCCCCACCGCGTCGCCATACCGTCGCGCGCGGCGAGAGCGCGTGGACCATCGCGCGCCGCTACGGCATCGCCATCGACGACCTCATGCAGCGCAACGGCCTGCCCGTGAAGGCCGTGTTGCGCCCGGGACAGAGGCTGGTGATCGATGCGCCGGGACAGCCGACCGGCACGATCCCCGCCGCCACGGGCTCGCCCTGA
- a CDS encoding enoyl-ACP reductase FabI — MGFLQGKRALITGIASERSIASGIAEAMHREGAQLAFTYQNDKLKSRVEAAATEYGSDIVLPLDVSDDAQIAACFEQLGQRWTDGFDILVHAIAFAPREAIAGQFLDGLTRENFAIAHDVSSYSLSALSKAARPLMKGRNGSILTLSYLGAERALVGYNLMGVAKASLEASVRYLACNLGPEGTRVNAISAGPIKTLAAAGIAGFRKILGHVEENAPLRRTVTIEDVGNVAAFLCSDLAAGVTGEVTYVDAGYNILGMTGISND, encoded by the coding sequence ATGGGTTTTCTGCAAGGCAAGCGTGCACTGATCACCGGTATCGCCAGCGAGCGTTCGATCGCCAGCGGCATCGCCGAGGCCATGCACCGCGAAGGCGCGCAACTGGCGTTCACCTACCAGAACGACAAGCTGAAGTCGCGCGTGGAAGCGGCCGCGACCGAGTACGGCAGCGACATCGTCCTGCCGCTGGACGTGAGCGACGATGCGCAGATCGCCGCGTGCTTCGAGCAGCTCGGCCAGCGCTGGACCGACGGTTTCGACATCCTCGTGCACGCGATCGCATTCGCGCCGCGCGAAGCGATCGCCGGCCAGTTCCTCGACGGCCTGACCCGCGAGAACTTCGCCATCGCCCACGACGTTTCGTCGTATTCGCTGTCGGCGCTGTCCAAGGCGGCGCGTCCGCTGATGAAGGGCCGCAACGGTTCGATCCTGACGCTGAGCTATCTGGGCGCCGAGCGTGCGCTGGTCGGTTACAACCTGATGGGCGTGGCCAAGGCCAGCCTCGAAGCGTCGGTGCGCTACCTCGCCTGCAACCTCGGCCCGGAAGGCACGCGCGTCAATGCGATCTCCGCAGGTCCGATCAAGACGCTGGCAGCCGCCGGCATTGCTGGCTTCCGCAAGATCCTCGGCCACGTCGAAGAGAACGCACCGCTGCGCCGCACGGTGACGATCGAGGACGTCGGCAACGTCGCCGCGTTCCTGTGCTCGGACCTGGCCGCGGGCGTCACCGGCGAAGTGACCTATGTCGACGCCGGCTACAACATCCTCGGCATGACCGGCATCAGCAACGACTGA
- a CDS encoding peptidyl-prolyl cis-trans isomerase has translation MLQKLREKTSGWIATVILGLLIIPFAFVGIEQYLGQRTDTSVARIDAPPTWWPAAPSYWPVSVFWQHEKVEIDEFRALFEQERQRRRAEQGEAFDARAFETVDNKRAILDSLIDQRVQKLAAERNGLLVSDAMVKKTIQGIPAFQVDGKFSYERYKLALASLTPPKTEPQFEQEVRNDLQRSLLSIGVGASNFVTTAEMDRLLRLDGQRRDVSLLLLPPPAADTAAVSAAEIQQWYDNHVAQYRAPEAVSIEFVEVNAATLPAAPAADDATLRQRYEQEKNRFVEAEQRLASHILVRVEEGADAAAQKAAQDKATRLAEQAKAAGADFAALARANSDDTGSQAVGGDVGWVSKGMMVGPFEEALFAMKAGEISGPVKSDFGWHVIQLREIKSGAQESFEQAREALAIEQAEADRDRVASEFSSRLVDLTLKNPSSLAPAAREMSLPLQKAGPFTRANAQGIAANKAVQRVAFSEEAIQDGAISDPIEIGPGHSVLIRVTEHTPERAQALAQVRDQVIAAVRADRAAKAAKKDADALVARVNGGETLDAIAASRQLPPPHALPGVPRNAPVPNAEVSKAIFETPAPAQGKVAAGHAPMPDGSTVLFAITNVTPGDAAAIPTEQRDMVRQQIAQIGGREDMQELVGALRKRVKVTVVEQNL, from the coding sequence ATGCTGCAGAAACTTCGCGAAAAGACCTCGGGCTGGATCGCCACTGTGATCCTGGGCTTGTTGATCATTCCCTTCGCCTTCGTGGGCATCGAGCAGTACCTCGGCCAGCGCACCGATACGTCGGTGGCGCGGATCGACGCACCGCCGACCTGGTGGCCCGCCGCGCCGTCGTACTGGCCGGTCTCGGTGTTCTGGCAGCACGAGAAGGTCGAGATCGACGAATTCCGCGCCCTGTTCGAACAGGAGCGCCAGCGTCGCCGCGCGGAGCAGGGCGAAGCGTTCGACGCACGCGCATTCGAGACCGTGGACAACAAGCGCGCGATCCTCGATTCGCTGATCGACCAGCGCGTGCAGAAACTCGCCGCCGAGCGCAACGGCCTGCTCGTGAGCGATGCGATGGTGAAGAAGACCATCCAGGGCATTCCGGCATTCCAGGTCGACGGCAAGTTCAGCTACGAGCGTTACAAGCTTGCGCTGGCATCGCTGACGCCGCCGAAGACCGAGCCGCAGTTCGAGCAGGAAGTGCGCAACGACCTGCAGCGTTCGCTGCTCTCGATCGGCGTGGGCGCCAGCAACTTCGTCACGACCGCCGAAATGGATCGCCTGCTGCGCCTGGACGGTCAGCGTCGTGACGTCAGCCTGCTGTTGCTGCCGCCGCCGGCCGCCGATACCGCCGCGGTCAGTGCCGCCGAGATCCAGCAGTGGTACGACAACCACGTCGCGCAGTACCGCGCGCCCGAGGCCGTCTCCATCGAGTTCGTCGAAGTGAATGCCGCGACGTTGCCGGCGGCTCCGGCCGCGGACGACGCGACGTTGCGCCAGCGCTACGAACAGGAAAAGAACCGCTTCGTCGAAGCCGAGCAGCGCCTCGCATCGCACATCCTCGTGCGCGTCGAGGAAGGCGCGGACGCCGCGGCGCAGAAGGCGGCACAGGACAAGGCCACGCGCCTGGCCGAACAGGCCAAGGCAGCCGGTGCCGATTTCGCCGCGCTCGCGCGCGCCAACAGCGACGACACCGGTTCGCAGGCCGTGGGTGGCGACGTGGGCTGGGTCAGCAAGGGCATGATGGTCGGCCCGTTCGAAGAAGCGCTGTTCGCGATGAAGGCCGGTGAGATCAGCGGTCCGGTCAAGAGCGACTTTGGCTGGCACGTGATCCAGCTGCGCGAGATCAAGAGCGGTGCGCAGGAAAGCTTCGAGCAGGCGCGCGAAGCGCTTGCCATCGAGCAGGCCGAAGCCGATCGCGACCGCGTCGCCAGTGAGTTCAGCAGCCGCCTCGTCGACCTGACACTGAAGAATCCGTCGTCGCTCGCGCCGGCCGCGCGCGAGATGAGCCTGCCGCTGCAGAAGGCGGGTCCGTTCACGCGCGCCAACGCGCAGGGCATCGCCGCGAACAAAGCGGTGCAGCGCGTCGCGTTCTCCGAGGAAGCGATCCAGGACGGTGCGATCAGCGATCCGATCGAGATCGGTCCGGGCCACAGCGTGCTGATCCGCGTCACCGAGCACACGCCGGAACGCGCGCAGGCGCTGGCGCAGGTGCGCGACCAGGTCATCGCCGCGGTGCGCGCCGATCGCGCAGCCAAGGCGGCGAAGAAGGATGCCGATGCGCTGGTGGCTCGCGTGAACGGCGGCGAGACGCTCGACGCCATCGCCGCGTCGCGCCAGCTGCCGCCGCCGCATGCGCTTCCGGGCGTGCCGCGCAATGCGCCGGTCCCGAATGCCGAGGTGTCGAAGGCGATCTTCGAAACGCCGGCGCCGGCGCAAGGCAAGGTTGCCGCGGGCCATGCCCCGATGCCGGACGGCAGCACCGTGCTGTTCGCCATCACGAATGTGACGCCGGGCGATGCCGCGGCGATTCCGACCGAACAGCGCGACATGGTGCGCCAGCAGATCGCGCAGATCGGCGGGCGCGAGGACATGCAGGAACTGGTCGGCGCGCTGCGCAAGCGCGTGAAGGTGACGGTGGTCGAGCAGAACCTCTGA
- a CDS encoding HU family DNA-binding protein, protein MRHQPHRESRRMNKAEFVGAVAEAAELSKTDAANAVDAMISVVTKALKKGDTVTLVGFGTFQVRKRAARQGRNPKTGETIKIKASKNPSFKAGKALKDAVN, encoded by the coding sequence ATGCGGCATCAACCGCACAGGGAGTCAAGACGAATGAACAAGGCTGAGTTTGTTGGCGCCGTTGCCGAGGCCGCCGAGCTGTCCAAGACCGACGCCGCGAACGCCGTCGACGCGATGATCAGCGTCGTCACCAAGGCGCTCAAGAAGGGCGACACGGTCACGCTGGTCGGCTTCGGCACCTTCCAGGTCCGCAAGCGCGCCGCTCGCCAGGGCCGCAATCCGAAGACCGGCGAGACGATCAAGATCAAGGCCTCGAAGAATCCGTCGTTCAAGGCTGGCAAGGCGCTCAAGGACGCTGTAAACTAA